In Oceanobacillus sp. FSL K6-2867, one DNA window encodes the following:
- a CDS encoding putative glycoside hydrolase, whose translation MRKRRSTIMAFIGILLLSISIPTVAAAEEEMQASLHQERKTNIELMDILQNMKRFTYDSGYDFEYPDAVRGIYVTGNSVGSSKFESLVDLVDTTDLNAMVIDIKEDHGHLTFKPEEGSPYEDISTNNISDPEGLMKLLEEKKIYPIARIVVFKDSLLAKKRPDLSFTKNGEVWVNNKGEAFVSPFEKEVWEYNVEIAKMAAEMGFQEIQFDYVRFPEGFETKDEELEYTLGDYKDLELNNIKKRVEAVSDFVAYAREELSNYDVDVSVDIFGYAATIEETPGIGQNFSRISENVDVISSMIYPSHWTSYFGIENPDEEPYKLVSEYAKVENAVLGELKTPPVSRPWLQDFEAPWLYSGATKQYGKAEVEAQIKGLYENGIDEFLLWNSGNVYTENVDYMIGK comes from the coding sequence ATGAGGAAAAGGCGTAGTACGATTATGGCATTCATTGGAATTCTCTTGCTTAGTATTTCAATTCCAACAGTGGCGGCAGCGGAAGAGGAGATGCAGGCATCCTTGCATCAAGAAAGAAAGACAAACATAGAATTAATGGATATCTTACAAAACATGAAGCGTTTTACATATGACTCTGGTTATGACTTTGAATATCCTGATGCGGTTAGAGGAATCTATGTAACTGGAAATTCCGTTGGGTCAAGCAAATTTGAAAGCTTGGTAGACTTGGTAGATACAACAGATTTGAATGCGATGGTAATTGATATTAAAGAAGATCATGGACATTTAACGTTTAAGCCGGAAGAAGGGTCTCCCTATGAAGATATTTCAACCAATAATATTTCGGATCCTGAAGGGCTGATGAAACTTTTAGAGGAAAAGAAAATTTATCCAATTGCCAGAATCGTTGTATTTAAGGATTCACTGCTTGCTAAAAAGCGCCCTGACTTATCATTCACTAAAAATGGAGAAGTGTGGGTGAACAACAAAGGGGAAGCCTTTGTCAGTCCTTTTGAAAAAGAAGTATGGGAATATAATGTTGAAATCGCCAAAATGGCAGCGGAAATGGGATTCCAGGAGATTCAATTTGATTATGTTCGTTTCCCAGAAGGATTTGAAACAAAGGATGAAGAACTGGAGTATACACTTGGTGATTATAAGGATTTAGAATTAAACAATATTAAAAAACGAGTTGAGGCGGTATCAGACTTTGTTGCATATGCAAGAGAAGAACTGTCTAATTATGATGTAGATGTGTCTGTTGATATTTTTGGTTATGCAGCAACAATTGAAGAGACACCAGGCATCGGGCAAAACTTCTCAAGAATTTCGGAAAATGTTGATGTCATTTCTTCCATGATTTATCCAAGTCATTGGACATCTTACTTTGGTATTGAAAATCCTGATGAAGAGCCATACAAGCTCGTTTCAGAATATGCAAAGGTTGAAAATGCAGTATTAGGTGAGCTGAAGACACCGCCAGTATCAAGACCTTGGCTGCAGGACTTTGAAGCACCATGGCTATACAGTGGAGCCACGAAACAGTATGGTAAAGCGGAAGTAGAAGCTCAGATTAAAGGGCTGTATGAGAACGGTATTGATGAGTTTCTGCTATGGAATTCAGGTAATGTTTATACAGAAAATGTGGACTATATGATTGGGAAATAA
- the spxA gene encoding transcriptional regulator SpxA codes for MVTLYTSPSCTSCRKAKAWLEEHNIPFTERNIFSEPLTLNEIKEILRMTEDGTDEIISTRSKVFQKLDVNIEQLPMKDLFSLIQKNPGLLRRPIILDEKRLQVGYNEDEIRRFLPRTVRTFQLREAQRMVN; via the coding sequence ATGGTAACACTTTATACCTCGCCAAGTTGTACTTCTTGCAGAAAGGCAAAAGCATGGCTAGAAGAACACAACATACCGTTTACAGAGCGTAATATTTTCTCTGAACCTTTAACGCTTAATGAGATTAAAGAAATATTACGTATGACTGAAGATGGAACGGATGAGATAATTTCGACGCGTTCGAAGGTTTTTCAAAAGTTGGATGTTAATATTGAACAGCTTCCAATGAAGGATCTATTTAGTCTAATTCAAAAAAATCCTGGATTATTGAGACGGCCAATTATACTGGATGAAAAGCGCCTGCAAGTAGGTTATAACGAAGATGAGATTCGCAGATTCTTACCGAGAACTGTGCGTACATTTCAATTACGCGAAGCTCAGAGGATGGTTAACTAA
- a CDS encoding DUF2929 family protein — protein sequence MRYIMTIVWAILIGAAVSYVLTSMGGEPFVLSDALILSAVFAVAAFILSDGVLREESN from the coding sequence ATGCGTTACATAATGACAATTGTTTGGGCCATATTGATTGGCGCTGCTGTATCCTATGTATTAACCAGCATGGGCGGAGAACCTTTCGTCCTATCAGATGCGTTAATTCTTTCAGCTGTTTTTGCAGTGGCTGCTTTCATTTTAAGTGATGGCGTGCTTCGAGAAGAAAGTAATTAA
- a CDS encoding undecaprenyl-diphosphate phosphatase — translation MSELWTIIQYFILGLVQGVTEPIPISSSGHLIIFRELFGIEARGLSFEIFVNFASLLAVFIIYWNDIIRLIKNGFTYLIKQDPEAKSDFQFIIYLIVATIPVGIIGVFFGDAIGDALSGTNVVGVTLLITAVAIWMIRNLRGRKNDRDLSMRDALIVGLTQAVAVTPGISRSGSTIVASMLVGMRQETALRFSFLLYIPVSLGTTILEVPELVSSPEFQSMLIPNIIAFITAFIATYFALKWFMNIMAKGNLKYFSYYCVVVGLLVIFFL, via the coding sequence GTGTCAGAATTGTGGACAATCATTCAGTATTTTATTTTAGGACTCGTACAAGGTGTTACGGAACCAATTCCAATTTCATCAAGTGGACATCTAATTATTTTCAGGGAACTCTTTGGAATTGAAGCAAGGGGTTTATCCTTCGAGATATTCGTGAACTTCGCTTCACTTTTAGCAGTTTTTATTATTTACTGGAACGATATTATTCGTTTAATTAAAAATGGCTTTACTTACTTAATAAAACAGGATCCAGAAGCTAAAAGCGACTTTCAATTTATTATTTATCTTATTGTCGCTACAATCCCAGTTGGTATAATTGGTGTATTTTTCGGTGATGCAATTGGAGATGCATTAAGCGGAACAAATGTAGTGGGAGTTACCCTGCTCATTACTGCAGTTGCTATATGGATGATTCGTAATTTAAGAGGAAGAAAAAATGACCGTGACTTATCAATGAGAGATGCATTGATTGTCGGACTTACACAAGCAGTTGCGGTGACACCAGGGATTAGTCGTTCAGGTTCAACAATTGTTGCATCGATGCTAGTTGGGATGAGGCAGGAAACAGCACTTCGCTTTTCATTCCTGTTATATATCCCTGTCAGCCTTGGGACAACCATTCTGGAGGTACCTGAATTAGTGAGCAGCCCCGAATTTCAATCTATGCTCATTCCGAATATCATTGCCTTTATTACAGCGTTTATTGCAACTTACTTTGCTTTAAAATGGTTTATGAATATCATGGCAAAAGGCAATTTAAAATATTTCTCCTATTACTGTGTTGTCGTCGGATTATTGGTTATATTCTTTTTATAA
- the trpS gene encoding tryptophan--tRNA ligase, producing MEKIFSGIQPSGTLTLGNYLGAIQQFVELQNDYDCFFCIVDEHAITVPQERLKLRQNIRSLAALYLASGIDPEKATLFIQSEVPAHTQLGWMLQSISYVGELERMTQYKDKSEGKDAVSSALLTYPSLMAADILLYNTNVVPVGDDQKQHLELTRNLAQRFNNRFNDIFTIPEIRIPKVGARIMSLQDPTKKMSKSDENEKGYISMLDEPKKIEKKIKSAVTDSEGIVKFDKENKPGVSNLLTIYSSCTGESIEALEAKYEGKGYGDFKQGVADAVIGVLKPIQERYAALINSENLDEILDQGAEKASFTANKTVAKAKKAMGLGRVRK from the coding sequence ATGGAGAAAATTTTTTCTGGAATTCAGCCAAGTGGTACGTTAACACTAGGGAACTATCTTGGTGCAATCCAGCAGTTTGTTGAATTACAAAATGATTATGATTGTTTCTTCTGTATTGTAGATGAACATGCAATTACAGTTCCTCAAGAACGATTAAAATTAAGACAAAACATTCGTTCCCTTGCAGCTTTATATCTTGCTTCAGGTATTGATCCTGAGAAAGCAACATTGTTCATTCAATCAGAGGTTCCAGCACATACACAGCTAGGATGGATGCTGCAGTCTATCAGCTATGTTGGTGAGCTGGAGCGTATGACCCAGTATAAAGATAAGTCTGAAGGAAAAGATGCAGTGTCCTCTGCATTGCTTACTTATCCGTCATTAATGGCAGCAGATATACTTCTTTATAATACGAATGTCGTGCCTGTCGGAGATGATCAGAAGCAGCATCTGGAACTAACACGAAATTTGGCGCAGCGCTTTAATAATCGCTTCAATGATATTTTTACAATCCCGGAAATTCGCATTCCGAAGGTTGGAGCACGAATTATGTCCTTGCAAGATCCCACTAAGAAAATGAGTAAATCGGATGAAAATGAAAAAGGCTATATCTCGATGCTGGATGAACCAAAGAAAATTGAGAAGAAAATTAAGAGTGCTGTAACAGATTCTGAGGGTATTGTGAAATTTGACAAAGAAAACAAGCCTGGTGTTTCGAACTTGCTTACTATTTATTCAAGCTGTACAGGTGAATCCATTGAAGCGCTTGAAGCTAAATATGAAGGCAAAGGCTACGGAGATTTCAAACAAGGTGTTGCAGACGCCGTGATTGGAGTTCTAAAACCAATTCAGGAACGTTATGCAGCATTAATTAATTCAGAAAACCTTGATGAAATTCTGGATCAAGGTGCAGAAAAAGCCTCCTTTACAGCAAACAAAACTGTTGCAAAAGCAAAGAAAGCAATGGGTCTCGGAAGGGTTAGAAAATAA
- a CDS encoding thiol-disulfide oxidoreductase DCC family protein, whose translation MDKLILFDGDCNFCDRGVQFIIARDPKGHFKFASLQSDIGQQILGNLNAPEDLDSMVLIENDTYYIKSTAALRICKHLKGLWKAAYVFAVIPKPIRDFLYEFIANNRYKWFGKKTSCELPSPEIRKRFLTDPN comes from the coding sequence ATGGATAAGCTGATATTATTTGACGGAGATTGTAATTTTTGTGACAGAGGTGTGCAATTTATCATTGCGCGTGACCCCAAAGGCCATTTTAAATTTGCCTCCTTACAAAGTGACATTGGTCAGCAAATATTGGGTAACCTTAATGCTCCTGAAGATTTAGATAGTATGGTGCTTATTGAAAATGACACGTATTATATTAAATCTACAGCAGCACTTCGAATATGTAAGCATTTAAAGGGATTATGGAAAGCAGCTTATGTTTTTGCAGTAATCCCAAAGCCCATTCGGGATTTCCTTTATGAATTTATTGCAAATAATCGATATAAATGGTTTGGAAAAAAAACAAGCTGTGAATTGCCGAGCCCTGAAATCAGGAAACGATTTTTGACAGATCCAAACTAA
- a CDS encoding BMP family ABC transporter substrate-binding protein — MKQNIILLLFIFILSGCSYFDTGEIQNVGLLVDTAIDENAWSKKGYNGLLLIEERFDVQVYYKENITSEEEINEAVDELVQDGVNLIFGHSNIYGDYFIDIAELYPDVHFVYVNGGETSENVTSLNFNSHAMGFFAGMVAGKMTATNEIGVIAAFSWQSEAEGFYEGVKYQNPDAHIRINYTNSWTNIDIATGIYKTMQQNGVDIVYPIGDSYSDEIIRKAAADQNYAIGYITDQLSIAPDTVLTSTIQHVDELYEITAEQFNEGKLAGELLTFDFQDEFITLGEFNDAIPETFQVEINDLIKEYKETGLLPNEQ, encoded by the coding sequence TTGAAGCAAAATATAATCTTACTATTATTCATATTCATTCTCTCTGGCTGCTCGTATTTTGATACAGGTGAGATTCAAAATGTTGGGTTGCTGGTTGATACTGCCATTGATGAAAATGCATGGAGTAAGAAAGGCTATAATGGTCTTTTGCTAATCGAAGAACGTTTTGATGTCCAAGTATATTACAAGGAAAATATAACATCAGAAGAGGAGATTAATGAAGCTGTTGATGAACTAGTCCAAGATGGAGTGAACTTAATATTTGGCCATAGCAACATATATGGTGATTATTTTATTGATATTGCAGAGCTATACCCGGATGTTCATTTTGTTTATGTTAATGGTGGTGAGACCAGTGAAAATGTTACGAGCTTAAACTTTAACTCGCATGCGATGGGATTTTTTGCTGGAATGGTAGCTGGTAAGATGACAGCCACAAATGAAATAGGTGTCATTGCTGCTTTTTCGTGGCAATCTGAAGCGGAGGGGTTTTATGAGGGCGTAAAATATCAAAACCCAGATGCCCATATACGAATTAATTATACAAATAGCTGGACAAATATTGATATTGCAACAGGCATTTATAAAACGATGCAGCAAAATGGTGTGGATATAGTGTATCCGATTGGAGATTCTTATAGTGATGAAATAATCCGAAAAGCCGCTGCAGATCAAAATTATGCAATTGGTTATATTACAGATCAGCTTTCTATTGCTCCTGACACAGTGTTGACAAGTACAATCCAGCATGTAGACGAGCTCTATGAAATAACGGCCGAGCAATTTAATGAAGGTAAGCTGGCGGGGGAGTTACTAACTTTTGATTTTCAAGATGAGTTTATTACATTAGGAGAATTCAATGATGCAATTCCAGAGACGTTTCAGGTAGAAATAAATGATCTCATCAAAGAATATAAAGAGACAGGCCTGCTTCCTAATGAGCAGTGA
- the mecA gene encoding adaptor protein MecA, whose product MEIERINENTIKFYISYIDIEDLGFEREEIWYNRERSEQLFWQMMDEVNYQEDFNPDGPLWIQVQAMEKGLEIVVTKAKVSKNGEHHELDTEDADGFDLPVEEKIENLLEDKFGKNVSSSEDDAEDMIEDNLWIIVEFSEFEDVIQLSHYFNSLSEFGEETLYHYRDKYYLYMEFSHDILDDNKQENIISQVLEFANDSDISIHLLEEYGKIIFESNTFSQVRSYFPVEA is encoded by the coding sequence TTGGAAATAGAGAGAATAAATGAGAATACCATAAAGTTTTATATTTCGTATATCGATATTGAAGATCTCGGTTTTGAACGTGAAGAAATTTGGTACAACCGGGAACGCAGTGAACAGCTTTTTTGGCAAATGATGGATGAGGTTAATTACCAGGAAGACTTTAATCCGGATGGTCCACTATGGATTCAAGTACAAGCGATGGAAAAAGGGCTTGAAATTGTAGTTACAAAAGCGAAAGTATCTAAAAATGGTGAGCATCACGAATTAGATACAGAGGATGCCGATGGTTTCGATTTACCAGTTGAAGAAAAGATTGAAAACCTGCTTGAAGATAAATTCGGCAAAAACGTTTCATCTTCAGAGGATGATGCAGAGGATATGATTGAAGATAATTTATGGATCATTGTAGAATTTAGTGAATTTGAGGACGTCATTCAATTAAGTCATTATTTTAACAGCTTATCTGAATTTGGGGAAGAGACACTATACCATTATCGTGACAAATATTATCTGTACATGGAATTTTCTCACGATATACTCGATGATAACAAGCAGGAGAATATCATTAGTCAGGTACTTGAGTTTGCAAATGATTCCGATATATCCATTCATTTGTTGGAAGAATACGGTAAAATTATTTTTGAATCCAATACTTTTTCACAAGTAAGATCATATTTTCCAGTTGAAGCATAG
- a CDS encoding beta-ketoacyl-ACP synthase III: MNVGILGTGHYLPTRVVTNKDLEKIVDTNDEWIRTRTGIEERRLAEDDINTSDMSYYAALGALEEAKMDASEIDLILVATVTADTPFPSVACMVQERLGATKAAAMDIGAACAGFMYGLITAKQFIETKAYKNVLVIGADKLSKIINWEDRSTCVLLGDGAGAAVVGEVTEGKGILSFELGANGSGGKDLYQNENDQLVMNGREVFKFAVRQMPESTVNVINQLGYSKEDVDYLVPHQANIRIMDAARERLGISSDKMAQTIRKYGNNSAASIPMALSESVKEGKIKDNDLIVLVGFGGGLTWGAVAMRWGR, translated from the coding sequence ATGAACGTAGGTATATTGGGGACAGGACATTATCTTCCAACGAGAGTTGTTACAAATAAAGATTTGGAAAAAATAGTTGACACAAATGATGAATGGATCCGCACCCGAACTGGGATTGAAGAAAGAAGGCTAGCTGAAGACGATATAAACACATCGGATATGTCCTATTACGCAGCACTTGGGGCACTTGAAGAAGCTAAAATGGATGCAAGTGAAATTGATTTAATATTAGTTGCAACCGTAACAGCAGATACCCCATTTCCTTCTGTAGCATGCATGGTGCAAGAACGCCTTGGAGCTACAAAGGCCGCAGCAATGGATATTGGCGCTGCATGTGCTGGGTTTATGTATGGTTTGATTACAGCTAAACAATTTATCGAAACAAAAGCTTACAAAAATGTACTCGTTATTGGCGCAGATAAACTATCTAAAATAATTAATTGGGAAGACCGTTCTACCTGTGTATTGCTTGGAGATGGAGCTGGAGCAGCGGTTGTCGGTGAAGTAACTGAAGGAAAAGGAATATTATCCTTTGAATTAGGAGCTAATGGATCTGGCGGTAAAGATTTATATCAGAATGAAAATGATCAACTCGTTATGAACGGGCGTGAAGTATTTAAATTTGCAGTAAGACAAATGCCGGAGTCTACAGTTAACGTAATTAATCAATTAGGTTATAGTAAAGAGGATGTTGATTATTTAGTGCCGCATCAGGCGAATATTCGGATTATGGATGCTGCGCGTGAGCGTTTAGGAATTTCATCCGATAAAATGGCCCAGACGATTCGAAAGTATGGAAATAATTCTGCTGCATCAATACCTATGGCTTTATCAGAATCGGTAAAAGAAGGTAAAATAAAGGATAATGATTTAATTGTATTAGTTGGCTTTGGTGGCGGGCTAACCTGGGGTGCCGTTGCAATGCGCTGGGGCAGATAA
- a CDS encoding GNAT family N-acetyltransferase — MNWYEKLNEYFPIEEMKSKKHMEILLDEKGDVYYKDESPKHVLMYAEFKTFLFIDYLWVSTDTRGQGIGHQLIETLKAKNKPIILEVEPIDYDDSDSEKRLRFYNREGFTHAQSIGYNRRSLATNEETQLEILYWSPNDDAEEIIFEQMKKMYNDIHTYKDEEIYGKAYQPVDEVLSYNEERDSKDILEGLKKTEKA; from the coding sequence ATGAATTGGTATGAAAAGCTGAATGAATATTTTCCAATTGAAGAAATGAAGTCAAAGAAGCATATGGAAATCCTTTTAGATGAAAAAGGGGATGTGTACTATAAGGATGAAAGTCCGAAGCATGTGCTGATGTATGCTGAATTTAAGACATTCCTTTTTATTGATTACCTTTGGGTTTCAACAGACACGAGAGGACAGGGAATTGGTCATCAATTAATCGAAACTTTAAAGGCTAAGAATAAACCAATTATATTAGAGGTTGAGCCGATTGATTATGATGATTCAGATTCTGAAAAAAGATTGCGTTTTTATAATCGAGAAGGATTTACCCACGCACAATCAATCGGATATAATCGCAGGTCTTTAGCTACTAATGAAGAGACACAGCTGGAAATATTATACTGGTCACCAAATGACGATGCTGAAGAGATTATTTTTGAGCAAATGAAGAAAATGTATAATGATATCCATACGTATAAAGATGAAGAAATATATGGAAAAGCATATCAACCTGTTGATGAGGTATTGAGTTACAATGAGGAACGCGATTCAAAGGATATCTTAGAAGGATTGAAAAAAACCGAGAAAGCATAA
- the fabF gene encoding beta-ketoacyl-ACP synthase II: protein MKKNRVVVTGLGAVTPLGNNVETMWENILAGKSGIDFVTKVNKDNYPAKVAAEVKDFDPTEYMDKKDMRKMDPFTQYAVAAAKMAVEDAKLTIDDSNAHRVGVWIGSGIGGMKTWEEQHTKLLEKGPKRVSPFFVPMMIPDMAAGQVSIQLGAKGINSCSVTACASGANSIGDAFKAIERGDVDYIIAGGTEAPISDMAFAGFSSAKALSTNEDPRTASRPFDQNRDGFVMGEGAGILILESLETALERGAEIYGEIVGYGATGDAYHITAPAENGEGAARAMELALKDAGIAPEEVDYLNAHGTSTNLNDKYETAAIKSVFGDHASKLAISSTKSMTGHLLGAAGGVEAVISIKSIKDSVVPATINYETPDPDCDLDYVPNEARQQNVDIVVSNSLGFGGHNVALVFKKYK, encoded by the coding sequence ATGAAAAAAAACAGGGTAGTCGTTACTGGACTAGGAGCAGTAACACCTCTAGGAAATAACGTGGAAACAATGTGGGAAAATATTCTTGCAGGCAAATCAGGAATTGACTTTGTAACAAAAGTCAACAAGGATAATTATCCTGCCAAGGTTGCTGCGGAAGTAAAGGATTTCGATCCAACAGAGTATATGGATAAAAAAGATATGCGTAAGATGGATCCATTTACACAGTATGCAGTTGCTGCTGCAAAAATGGCTGTAGAGGATGCAAAGCTTACGATTGATGACAGCAATGCACACCGAGTAGGAGTATGGATTGGATCAGGAATCGGTGGTATGAAAACATGGGAAGAGCAGCATACAAAGCTATTGGAAAAAGGACCGAAAAGGGTTAGTCCATTTTTTGTTCCTATGATGATTCCGGATATGGCGGCAGGTCAGGTATCTATTCAGTTAGGTGCCAAAGGCATTAACTCTTGCTCTGTTACAGCATGCGCATCAGGTGCTAATTCAATTGGAGATGCTTTCAAAGCTATTGAACGTGGTGATGTTGACTACATTATTGCTGGAGGAACAGAGGCACCGATTTCCGATATGGCCTTTGCAGGGTTCTCTTCAGCGAAAGCTTTGTCTACGAATGAAGATCCACGTACAGCTAGCCGTCCATTTGATCAAAATCGTGATGGTTTTGTCATGGGTGAAGGAGCCGGAATCCTAATACTCGAATCATTGGAAACGGCACTTGAACGTGGTGCAGAAATTTATGGAGAGATTGTAGGCTATGGAGCTACAGGTGATGCGTATCATATTACCGCTCCAGCAGAAAATGGGGAAGGTGCAGCACGTGCGATGGAACTTGCACTTAAGGATGCTGGAATTGCTCCAGAAGAAGTTGATTATCTTAATGCCCACGGGACAAGCACGAATTTAAATGATAAATATGAAACGGCTGCAATTAAATCTGTTTTCGGTGATCATGCTAGCAAGCTTGCAATTTCGTCCACGAAATCCATGACAGGACATCTGCTTGGAGCTGCAGGCGGAGTAGAAGCAGTTATTTCTATCAAATCGATTAAAGATAGTGTTGTTCCTGCAACCATCAATTATGAAACACCAGATCCAGACTGTGATTTAGATTATGTTCCGAATGAAGCAAGACAACAAAATGTAGATATTGTAGTAAGTAACTCACTTGGCTTCGGCGGCCACAATGTCGCACTTGTATTTAAAAAATATAAATAA
- a CDS encoding DUF5068 domain-containing protein: MKQKGLIAFITLLFLAIVLTACGNEDGENKDAASAEEPKEEATKKETEEETEKESEETGQEEQEENKEETAATNNEGSFSDLITYMEDETQGTASVLFENDKSQTHDMEGISLSLDAYTLVELLDFHRDFSIPFDDQNNGAVIIAQYTVKNDTDENVHYMPSLYMTYVGADKDLSNHRYLLPEEQQLPTLLSPNNEYLLEAGQEITGYFAYPIGEDRLKDVLKAGSVDVEVAKPQTDKDDFSTTFGSEGRFTLPLDAESADKVEQTASQGFYKDKATADNMGEKEMLESEESIGESKKLDKATVTLEGYQFTNFVPNADEAPRFQSEEVVLLTVRFTIDNEYDEDISKSSMSSNLYVNDGKQWTLNEGMLLPYSYGDAIPANESGELLQVYLLDQEQYEKIWKDKSFEMEIGPLRNMDAEDISKGARAEFKLK, translated from the coding sequence TTGAAACAGAAAGGACTTATCGCTTTTATTACATTACTATTTTTAGCTATCGTATTAACTGCATGTGGTAACGAAGATGGAGAAAACAAGGATGCAGCTAGTGCAGAAGAACCAAAGGAAGAGGCAACTAAAAAAGAAACGGAAGAAGAAACAGAAAAAGAATCAGAAGAAACAGGGCAAGAAGAACAAGAGGAAAACAAAGAAGAAACTGCTGCAACGAATAATGAAGGCAGCTTTAGTGATTTAATTACATATATGGAAGATGAAACACAAGGTACAGCAAGTGTACTATTTGAAAATGATAAATCTCAGACTCATGATATGGAAGGTATATCTTTATCATTAGATGCTTATACATTAGTTGAATTACTAGACTTTCATAGAGATTTCTCTATCCCATTTGATGACCAAAACAATGGAGCAGTCATTATTGCGCAGTACACAGTAAAAAATGATACAGATGAAAATGTACACTACATGCCAAGTCTTTATATGACCTATGTTGGTGCTGATAAAGATTTAAGTAATCATCGTTATCTTTTACCAGAAGAACAGCAGCTCCCAACATTACTCTCACCGAACAATGAATACTTGCTAGAAGCAGGCCAAGAGATTACAGGATATTTTGCATATCCAATTGGAGAAGATCGTTTGAAAGATGTATTAAAGGCTGGCAGCGTGGATGTGGAAGTGGCAAAACCACAAACGGATAAAGATGATTTCTCCACGACTTTTGGTTCAGAAGGAAGATTTACACTGCCGCTGGATGCAGAAAGTGCTGATAAAGTAGAACAAACCGCAAGTCAAGGCTTCTATAAAGATAAAGCAACTGCAGATAATATGGGTGAAAAAGAGATGCTGGAAAGTGAAGAAAGTATAGGGGAAAGCAAGAAATTAGACAAAGCAACTGTAACATTAGAAGGCTACCAATTCACAAACTTTGTTCCAAATGCAGATGAAGCTCCTCGTTTTCAGTCAGAAGAGGTTGTATTATTAACGGTAAGGTTTACTATTGATAATGAATATGATGAGGATATTTCAAAAAGCTCTATGTCCTCTAATTTGTACGTAAATGATGGTAAACAATGGACATTAAATGAAGGCATGTTATTGCCATATAGTTATGGGGATGCTATTCCTGCTAATGAAAGTGGTGAATTGCTGCAAGTCTATCTTTTAGATCAGGAGCAGTATGAAAAAATTTGGAAAGATAAATCATTTGAAATGGAAATCGGGCCACTTCGAAATATGGATGCTGAAGATATTTCCAAAGGTGCAAGAGCGGAATTTAAGCTAAAGTAA
- a CDS encoding YjbA family protein, which produces MLYLHDVWVNWFEGEENGYSVCHFHEWRKEDTIELLDQVPLLYITESLYNYIENDMHDLPKALLDSIYKRAYTRKGQQRSVVEYACIVTDGNEILAFDTIGYSIPIRKSRLIPRQEQLVFDMIANTKAQSFKFVESDYKKEYHMLSMPPELIFGLTRKERQLKQLLMIGLDQLKTTNNREELRYWLTEWDPKKYPAIRFMDEDKVWQALYNGVKDGWSTAHEELCMKLIRGQPFLEKMWEAEIGPEHDTSNQK; this is translated from the coding sequence ATGTTATATTTGCACGATGTATGGGTGAATTGGTTTGAAGGGGAAGAAAATGGCTATAGTGTCTGCCATTTTCATGAGTGGCGTAAAGAGGACACAATTGAGCTGCTGGACCAAGTGCCATTGTTATACATAACAGAATCACTATATAACTACATTGAAAATGATATGCATGATCTGCCAAAAGCTTTGCTTGATTCAATTTACAAAAGAGCATATACACGAAAAGGCCAGCAAAGATCGGTTGTGGAGTATGCATGTATTGTTACCGATGGCAATGAAATACTTGCTTTTGATACGATTGGCTATTCCATTCCAATTCGTAAAAGCAGATTAATACCACGTCAGGAACAGCTTGTGTTCGATATGATTGCCAATACGAAAGCCCAATCCTTTAAATTTGTTGAAAGTGATTATAAGAAAGAATACCATATGCTATCCATGCCACCGGAGCTAATATTTGGTCTTACACGAAAAGAAAGACAACTTAAGCAATTGCTGATGATTGGCTTAGACCAATTAAAAACAACAAATAATCGTGAAGAATTGCGGTATTGGTTAACAGAATGGGATCCAAAAAAGTATCCTGCCATCCGTTTTATGGATGAAGATAAGGTATGGCAAGCATTGTATAACGGTGTAAAGGATGGATGGAGTACTGCACATGAAGAGTTATGTATGAAACTGATTCGTGGACAACCATTTTTGGAAAAGATGTGGGAAGCGGAAATTGGACCAGAGCATGATACATCAAATCAAAAATAA